The nucleotide sequence AAATTTAGGTATTGCTAATATTTATGGATCTGGATCGGGAGAGGGTCATTAACCGGATCGAGCGGTTGGTGAAAGCGGCTTTTGGGGTTGGTTGGGGTTCATTAAAGGCGGCTTCAGAATCTTTAAATATTCCATCAGGGGTTCTATTAGGATATTTTAAAAGAAGAAGTCTGCCGGATGCTGAAAACCTTTACAAAATAGCTCAGGGACTTGGGGTAACGGTTGATTTCCTGCTGACCGGCGACGACCCGGACATCGCGTCCTTAGTAAAGGAAAGCGAGGTAATATACGGGTTTAAATTAACGCTTGAGGAAAGGAAGGTTATCAAGCTATGGCGCAACGCGTCTGGAAAAGGGAAGGAGGTGGCGAAGCGGATCCTAGAATCGGAGCAAATCAAACCCACCAAACAAAAAAAAACCTAAAAGCTGGATGATCCTCGCTGCGGCCTTAGGGTTGAGGATAATAGATAGTAAGAGACTGAAATATTTATAGGAAGAGTAAATAATAGCGGGTATTGGCGGCTTAGAAGGTGTTTTTTGAGGCTAAAAGGGAGGTTATGAAGAACGGTTGTCACCCCTCACACTGTTATAAAAGCCTTTTTGAGGGTGAAAAGGATGATTTAATGCATCGAAAACGGTCTTATTCTTGATTTTGTATTTCCTCCATTCAGTCCTTTAGGCTGGTTCGACACTGCCCGCAAATACAGTTACTGTCACCAACAAAATTCCTACACCTGCCCAGCCCACAACTCGGTACCGTTTTCCAACTGCTCGGACCAGGTTTGGTCGATTAGATGGAGAAAGCCCTTCACGGACAGCGGGCATCAGAACAAAAGAAAAAAAGATCATGCTTCCCGTCCAGATTATCGCAGCAAGCAAATGAATAAATTGCAGGATCACTGAGGAGGAAAAAATTATGGCCAGTATTTGGCAGTGGATTTAATGTAACCCAGCAAAACATCTCTCCGCGCAACAATTCCCACCAGATGGCCATTATGAACCACCGGAACACGAATCAGGTGTTTGTTTTGGAGAATGTCACAGATTTCTTTTGCAGGTGTATCATACTGAACCACCTGGACGTCTTTTGACATCACTTCAGAAACCAGAACATCAGCCAAATTTCGCTCTTCCCTAAGCAAGTCGAGCAAGTCATATTCGCTAATAATTCCTAACAACCGATTTTGATCATCCACTACAGGAAGGCTGCCAAAACCGCCCTTTGTCAATTGCGAAGCCGCATACCTGCAACTATCGGTGGGCTGAATCGTCACCACGTTCCATTCCATTAACACATCTGCGGGGAGGGTCTTAAACTCCCGCTGTGTTGAAAGATACTCCACACGTCTCATTTTAAACCTCCTTTATGCCTAAGCATCCTTTAAAAAACCATGGCTTTTTCTCTATTAAAAATCAATATTCAATTAACATGCCCTTGTCCCCATAAATCTTATAACTATTTAAAATAATTAAAATTTAATGATTCAAACGGGGATCTGATTTTCAAAAAAAAACCGAATTTGTGGAAATTTGCCCCACCTCATGGCAAAAGGAGGGGGGCTATTTGTCTGAAATTTAGGGCTTCAAAGATTTTATTACCCCTTCCCACTGTAGCGCCCCACAAATAACTTGAAATTTTAGGCTGTCATTTCGGCAATTACCCCCCAGCGGGAATGACGTGACGGCCTTAATTTTTTCAAGGTATTTATAAAACCCACACCAGTTAAGTTTTTTCCTTCTTTGTTTTGTTTTCTTTTTTTTAAAAACCCCCATTCATGTTCATTTAATGTTCCTATTTTATAATAAGCTTGAAAATCAGGATCGGGAGGAACCCGGGGGCCACGGACTGGGTGTGGGAATTGTGCAGGATATTGTGGACCAATATTCCGGAAGTATAAAGTTTGGAAAATCCAAAAAATGGGGGGGGGTTTTTCGTTCTGGTTAAGATCCCAACCTTAAAATAATAATCCGGGGGAAAAATTAACGTTTTATCTCCTCCTATCTGATAACCGTTGACAATTTTTTGGTTTAATATAATATATCAACTGGTCAATTCTAAAAAAAGGAGGATGCCATGAATGGCCAATTAGACGTTGTTCAAATCGTTCGAGAAAAAATAACCAAAAAAGCGTATGAGGTCTATGAGCTAAAAGGAAATATCCCGGGCCACGAACTCGAGGATTGGTTGGAAGGAGAAAGGTTAGTGTTTACTGAACTTTTATTTCCAGCTCCAGCCAAAAAACAAAAGGCACCAGCCAAAAAAAAGACTATGGCTCAAACAAACGCGAAAACCCCATCCGATACAAGGTCCAAAAAAAGAGGAGCTTCAATTCCTAAAGCGGATAAACCGACTTTTTTTTCACCTTTCTGGTAGATGCAGCTACTCCCATTCAATTTCCTGAATTTTTTGATATCAGCACCTGTAAGGCATCCGAATAGGCTTTGAAGGCTCTTTCCCCGAACAGAACAAAACGGACCTGTTCAATTTCTGGGTGTTCCTTTATATATTCTATGACCGTTTTCAAAGCCAATTGGGCTGCCAACTCTAATGGGTATCCATAGGCCCCTGTGCTAATAGAAGGAAAAGAAATGGTTTTAATTTGATGCTGCGAGGCAAGTTTTAAGGAGTTCCGATAGGCACTCGCCAAAAACTCTGCTTCCTTTCCTTTACCATCCTTATAAAACGGGCCCACGGTATGAATCACATATTGGACTTTTAACCTTCCTCCCGTGGTTATCCGGGCTTCACCTGTAGGACAGCCCCCTATTTTTTTGCATTCCTCCAAAATTTTTGGACCTCCCACACGATGAATCGCACCATCCACTCCCCCACCCCCCAGGAGGGTTGTATTCGCCGCATTGACAATGGCATCGGTATTCTGCTGGGTAATATCCCCTTCAACACACTCAATGGTAGATTGACTTATTTTGACTTTCATTTCTTTTTTCCCCAGGTGGAAAAAGTTGCATAATAGGTTGCCCAGAAAGAGAGTTCATCACAAAGTTTTATATAAAGGTCCACATCCTTGGAAAGGGTTTTTCCCGTTTTTAATAAAGGTTCTCTCAAATACTCAACGGATCTTTTCATGATTTGAGAAACCCCGGATCCACCTTTGGACATAAAAGCAGAAACATCCGTACCCAAATTCTGAAGACCGTGGTTTTGAAAAAGAGATGGTACCTTTCGGCCCATTCGCCATTGGATCCCCATCGATTGATATAATTCCTTAATAGCTTCCGATATTCGGGTAAACGTTCTTCCCCAATCATCCTCAAAATTTGAAGGAAAGGCTATTCCGAAATCAGGTTCCTCCAATAAAATCCAACCTCCAGGTTTTAGTGAATGATTCAAAATGGAAAGGGCCCTCTGATATTCAGGGATATGCATCACCACATACCTCCCATGGATCATATCAAAACTTTCTGGTTTAAGTTTCGAATCCAAGATGTTCATTTTTTGAATAGTTAAATTGGATGCTTTTGTTTGGGCCGCAAACCGGATGTCCAAATCAATCGCGGTAACCTGCCCTTTAGGACCGACTTTTTCCAGCATCCAGTTCATGACGGAACCTGCCCCGGGACCTAACTCGAGGCATTCCATGCCAGATTGTATCCCTAGCTGATGGAGGAGGTGAAATGTTTTAGGGTCAAACTCCCGTTCAATGAGGCGCAACCTTTCCCATTCTTGTTTCTCGGTTGTATCCGCAAATACGTATTTTTCTTTTTTCATCTCTTTTTTATTTTTTCTTCATAGTTCTTGCTTCCTTTCGGAAATCGGTTACTCCTATTTCATTTTCAACCCGTTCATTTGTAAAAAAAGGTCGGTTTAATTAAACAGTTTTTAACTTCCTTCCTTTTCAATTACCTGTTATCCTTAAAGGCAATATTGGTTTAAAAAGGGTCCGGGTTTATGGAGAAAGAAGAAAAACTATTTCTAAAAATTTCCAAAAAACTTGAAAAGGAGAACCGTTCTGTCCGCCCTGGCAAAATGATGTCTTCCCCCGGGATCAAATACAAAGACAAAGTGTTTGCATTTTATCACAAAAAGCAAATGGTATTCAGACTGGGGAAGGGTTTTGATCCGAATTCATTTAAAATCAAAAAATATAGTCTACTCAACCCTTTTAAAAATAAAGCTCCCATGTCAGGGTGGTTTGAAATACCTTTTTCCGAACAGACCAAATGGGAAATCCTGGCAAGGGACGCCTTACGAAACCTATTCCCGAAAAATTAATTCTTTTTAACATATTTCTGTTTTTTATAAAAGTGATAACCCATTTTCGTAAGATTTTTAAGTTCCTTAAAAAGGACCCGATCAATGGTTTTGAAGTTGAAGCAATGGTTTTGAAGTTGAAGCAATACTTTCCATGCATCCGCTTCCGAAGTGAGTCTGATATTATTTTTAGAATCCTGGGATCTACATAAACAGGCATGAGATGAAAACTGACATAACTTTTTCGGGTTTGAACTGCCCCAAAAAAGAGGGGTTTCTTATTCTCCAAGATATGAAAAGTATCCAAATAGATATTCCCTGGCCCATCTTCTTTGCAGTCTAATACCCTCTTGTAGGGAAGCATTATTCTTCGCAGTATCCGAAAAACCGGTGTCAGTTGCTTATTTTGAACCATTGGAGTTGCTCAAAAGGTCGCGGGACATAGAAAGGTCATCTGTTTTAATTTTGATTAGATTTTTTATAAAAAAAAATTCTAAATCCTCATTTTTAAAAGTTAATTTTTGCCCTGCTCAACTATATCCCTCAATGGGTATGTAAAGACATTCCAATGGACAAACCATTTAAAAAAGGTTCTGCTTATATAAGCATTGATTATGAAAACCCACCCATGTTATAGAACATAATTCAAAAATAGACCCTATCATTTCTTTAAAGTGGAAAAAAGATGAATCACCGCTGCGGCTGGGTAACGGAAGATCCGCTTTATATCGAATATCATGATCAGGAATGGGGCGTACCCGTTTTTGATGATCGGAAACTGTTTGAATTTCTGATTCTCGAATCTTTTCAGGCAGGTTTAAGTTGGTTGACGATCTTAAAAAAAAGGAGAAACTTTACAAAATCGTTTAGCCATTTTAACCCCAAAAAAGTTGCACAATACAGCAAGAAACAGTTTGATGAATTAATGGCCAATGCTGGGATTATACGGAACAGGTTAAAAATTGAGGCTGCCATTAATAATTCAAGACAATTTTTGAATATTCAAGAAGAATTTGGAAGTTTTTCCAATTACAGTTGGGAATTTGTGGATAAACAACCCATTCAGAACCGATGGAAAAACCTAAAGCAGGTTCCCGCAACAACCAAAGAATCTGACGCTTTCAGCATGGACCTCAAAAAAAGAGGCTTTAAATTTATGGGATCAACTGTTGTTTATGCCCACATGCAGGCCGTAGGGATGGTCAATGATCACACGATCAACTGTTTTCGGTATAAGGAGGTCACTAAAATCTCAAGGAAAAACCAACAGAAATAAAAAAGCGGAGAATTTAACACCAGGAATTACGGGAGTCCGGTACCAGCGGGCTAACCTCAATGAATGGTTCATAAACCGTCTTCTTTTATATATCGGAGTTGAACAATTCCATTTGGGTAAAATTTAGGGTCAACCATTTTTATTTTTTCCAATGAGCCTTTTGGGGCAAAGAGGGAGATCCCCCCGCAAAGAAAGATAGGAATGATCGAAATAATATATTCTGTGATGAGTCTTTCCGCTCTGAAAGAAGAGGCTAATTTTCCACCCCCCACTAACCATACCCGCAGTAGCCCATGTTTTATAATTTCCTCCTTAAAATCACAAGGTTCACCTGAAAAAATAGTGACCTCTGGCTCTTGTGTTTTGAAGCTGCGTTTGGAAAACACCCAACAGGGTTTATGGGGATAAGGCCATTCACCAATCGCCAGAACCTGTTCATAGGTTTTGCTTCCCATAACAAGCCCATCAACGGATCCATAAAAGCGCTGGTATCCGTAGTCTTCTCCAGTATTTTCAAAGGGGGATAGCCATCGAACACCACCATCAGGGGTCGCAATAAACCCGTCGAGGCTAGTGGCCACATAATAGATAATCTCTGACATGGCGTTCACTTCTGCTTACAAACGGCTCCTGTTCCTAACCATTTTTTTAAGAGACCTATTACTTTCTTCCCCGGTATTTTTACCAACGGCAACAAAATCATTTCAACATCTTTCCTAATTTTTCTTTATCATCTTCCGTCGGTTTATGGTTCAAATCATAAATAATAGCGGCCAATTCCCGAACAGCAGGTGGGGCCGATTTATCTTCCATAATTTCGGTCAGCTTCTTTTTATCTGATGAAGAGGGCTTATGGTTTAGGTTAAGCATGACATTCGCCAAGGTCCGCTCCCAATTTGAAGCAGATTTATCTTTAATCATTTTTTCAAGCGTGGCTTTTTCAGAAGAACTTGGACTATGGTTTAAGTGAATCATAATATCAGCCATTTCATGGACCCCTTTACTCATGGATGATTTCTCTGACCCCGCAAATCCAAGCTGTCCCCCTGAGAAGACCAAGAAAGCGAACAGAGCAAATAGGAACAATTGTTTCTTCATCATACACCTCCTTTAGATTGCCTAAAACACCTTGAAAGGTTAAATACTTTTTCCCAAAAAAAAAAGAACAATCCTTTTCCTTAATTTTCAACCCTCATTGGCATTGGAATATTCTTTCTGTAGTTCAATGAAGCATTGTTCACATACATCCTGATAAGATGTCCGTTGATCATATAAAGTCACCGGGACTTCTTTTCCACATTGATGGCATAAATACATTATTTCTCCTTTATCATTTAAAAAAAACAGGCCGAAAAAAAATAAAAAGCTCTGTCGAAAAAATTACACCCCCTTGAATTTGGTAAAACCCAGGAGATGAATTCAATAATGGACTCTCTAATGAAACCCTCTTGGTCTGAGTGGACCCGAATACCATTTCGGTTGGGCTCGGGAACTCTAACCACCAATGAGTTTCAAATTAAGGGGTAGAAATTGAATTCAAATGATAAGGAAGAAAGGAGGGGGTCTAATAAAAAACCAAAAATGATCGGTTTGACCAGTGCGGTTTCCTGTAAAAATGGCCTGTGGTTCAAAACTTGGGAATAAAACTGGGATCAGGGTTTGACCTGAGGAATGAACAAAGGTTGCGG is from Nitrospiria bacterium and encodes:
- a CDS encoding DNA-3-methyladenine glycosylase I; its protein translation is MNHRCGWVTEDPLYIEYHDQEWGVPVFDDRKLFEFLILESFQAGLSWLTILKKRRNFTKSFSHFNPKKVAQYSKKQFDELMANAGIIRNRLKIEAAINNSRQFLNIQEEFGSFSNYSWEFVDKQPIQNRWKNLKQVPATTKESDAFSMDLKKRGFKFMGSTVVYAHMQAVGMVNDHTINCFRYKEVTKISRKNQQK
- a CDS encoding DUF2934 domain-containing protein; the encoded protein is MNGQLDVVQIVREKITKKAYEVYELKGNIPGHELEDWLEGERLVFTELLFPAPAKKQKAPAKKKTMAQTNAKTPSDTRSKKRGASIPKADKPTFFSPFW
- a CDS encoding DUF4149 domain-containing protein — translated: MILQFIHLLAAIIWTGSMIFFSFVLMPAVREGLSPSNRPNLVRAVGKRYRVVGWAGVGILLVTVTVFAGSVEPA
- a CDS encoding O-acetyl-ADP-ribose deacetylase, with the protein product MKVKISQSTIECVEGDITQQNTDAIVNAANTTLLGGGGVDGAIHRVGGPKILEECKKIGGCPTGEARITTGGRLKVQYVIHTVGPFYKDGKGKEAEFLASAYRNSLKLASQHQIKTISFPSISTGAYGYPLELAAQLALKTVIEYIKEHPEIEQVRFVLFGERAFKAYSDALQVLISKNSGN
- a CDS encoding dihydrofolate reductase family protein, which encodes MSEIIYYVATSLDGFIATPDGGVRWLSPFENTGEDYGYQRFYGSVDGLVMGSKTYEQVLAIGEWPYPHKPCWVFSKRSFKTQEPEVTIFSGEPCDFKEEIIKHGLLRVWLVGGGKLASSFRAERLITEYIISIIPIFLCGGISLFAPKGSLEKIKMVDPKFYPNGIVQLRYIKEDGL
- a CDS encoding methyltransferase domain-containing protein translates to MKKEKYVFADTTEKQEWERLRLIEREFDPKTFHLLHQLGIQSGMECLELGPGAGSVMNWMLEKVGPKGQVTAIDLDIRFAAQTKASNLTIQKMNILDSKLKPESFDMIHGRYVVMHIPEYQRALSILNHSLKPGGWILLEEPDFGIAFPSNFEDDWGRTFTRISEAIKELYQSMGIQWRMGRKVPSLFQNHGLQNLGTDVSAFMSKGGSGVSQIMKRSVEYLREPLLKTGKTLSKDVDLYIKLCDELSFWATYYATFSTWGKKK
- a CDS encoding helix-turn-helix transcriptional regulator — its product is MDLDRERVINRIERLVKAAFGVGWGSLKAASESLNIPSGVLLGYFKRRSLPDAENLYKIAQGLGVTVDFLLTGDDPDIASLVKESEVIYGFKLTLEERKVIKLWRNASGKGKEVAKRILESEQIKPTKQKKT
- a CDS encoding CBS domain-containing protein, with protein sequence MRRVEYLSTQREFKTLPADVLMEWNVVTIQPTDSCRYAASQLTKGGFGSLPVVDDQNRLLGIISEYDLLDLLREERNLADVLVSEVMSKDVQVVQYDTPAKEICDILQNKHLIRVPVVHNGHLVGIVARRDVLLGYIKSTAKYWP